The window TCTTTTCTTagctctagctagctagctagcggtGGGATGCCGACGAGGCGGCGCGGTGGGTTCCGGCTCGGCCGGAAGCTGCTGAGCGTCTGGCGCTGGGCGCtctgccaccgccggcgccggcgcggccgcgggtaCCTCCGCCTGCGGCCGTGccggggaggaggcgggggcagcgacggcggcaggTCGCCCCTGctggcggcgcccgcggcgtgCGCCACCAAGAAGCACCAGCAGCAGTTCGTGGCGGGGGCGCGCGACGACGAGtacgcctcctcgccgcgggtGCTGACGTGGGGGCGGTCGCTGGCGCGGCGGATGAGGCTcctgcgccggcgcggcggcggggcggagcggctgctggaggacgcggcggaggccacCACGCCCAAGGGGCAGGTGGCGGTGTACGTGGGCGGCGCCGAGCCCGGCGGGGAGTCGATGCGGTACGTGGTCCCCGTGGTGTACTTCAACCACCCGCTGTTCGGGGAGCTGCTGCGCGAGGCCGAGGAGGAGTTCGGCTTCGAGCACCCCGGCGGGATCACCATCCCGTGCGCGGCCTCGCGGttcgagcgcgccgccgcggccgccgcgggcggcggcgggaagaaGGTTCCCTGCTGATggtagcagtagcagcagcacgTGGCCGCCCCAGTGGCCGGTGTACATACACACATGCCCCTCCGGAGAGGAGGATCCCGATCCAGCCCATGGGGATCATGGATCGGATCCTTCTgctattttttcttcttcttcttctcaaattagttttgactttttttttggttcCTTGCGCCCCGAGCGACGCCCCGGTTCCTTGTGTGGATTGAGCATGTGCATGGGATGCGAGGAGGCATAGCCAGGGTTTAcgttaccgaccggtccggtcaaaccggtgcggtccggtagcggtttaccggaccgatttgaccggaaatcggtagaaaccggtcaaattcaaaatcacatGTTCAAccggtttcgaccggcttaccagtcggtttgactggtaatcggccaaattcaaatttttttcttttttggtttaaatttaaatgcccgcaaagtatactaaataaatatttgtataatatattttagcctaaataaaccctccaactctcttttgtactatttttacattgtatttgtatacttttgtatgcacgtttttttgtttaacttcaaattcccgcaaactatactaaatgaatgaatttttgagaaaatttgacaccattagattcgtcgcaccttgaagtatttttagaatttttttttggaaatttttattttttgaattcaaatttgaattttgaatttgggccggtttggtaccagCCCAAACCGGTTTGGTTAACCCTGGGCATAGCTAGTCTGAGAGATGAACAAAGGAGTATTATTTAGTAGCTGCAGTTAGGGTCAGCATGCAAAAACATGTCCTGATTCCCCCCCAACTTGCAAGTCCATGTTAGAAAGCATCAAATTTGTACGGGTGTGTGGTCTGGTGATTCGTTCTCTTGCTTGTTGGAGCTAATTAACCCACACCTCCAGctctaatttcttttctttatttacaTAATATGTTGAAGCGATGTTAGTTTGCACTGAGAAGGGAACAAACATCTGGAGCCCATGATATTATCTTGTTGCTATTCAGCTGCTGCCCTGCCCCGGTGTTCAATCAGCTAGAGACCTGCTGTTCTCTACTGTCCCCAAAATCAGAAACTCTTCTCTGCAGGCAATGCTCAGCCTAAAGGGAAGCTGACGAGATCAGTAGTATGACTCGAGTCGTCCGTACAACCGGTCGGAATGTATTGCAAGCAACCTCGGCGGATCGCCTGTCCCTTCAAAGGCTTAGCTAAAACAGTTCGCGACCTTTGTCTGATG is drawn from Panicum virgatum strain AP13 chromosome 1N, P.virgatum_v5, whole genome shotgun sequence and contains these coding sequences:
- the LOC120656616 gene encoding auxin-responsive protein SAUR36-like gives rise to the protein MPTRRRGGFRLGRKLLSVWRWALCHRRRRRGRGYLRLRPCRGGGGGSDGGRSPLLAAPAACATKKHQQQFVAGARDDEYASSPRVLTWGRSLARRMRLLRRRGGGAERLLEDAAEATTPKGQVAVYVGGAEPGGESMRYVVPVVYFNHPLFGELLREAEEEFGFEHPGGITIPCAASRFERAAAAAAGGGGKKVPC